A window from Leptothermofonsia sichuanensis E412 encodes these proteins:
- a CDS encoding BamA/TamA family outer membrane protein: protein MPTSVNKMRFSPVLVAFLATTATLSLSNSAKGQTSSFSSSGQESTHSYPLTTGGPPTRKSINVGVSAPVRTGDLASRRESLLEVKPVSFSNGDRLAPRLTASHLLQAQGPGTSQPILPGDEGAPLQATPDQLQLTPTPSSPPPTLTLPAEAQEAVPAPTTPGTEPSPETPIPVPAQPVPSIPPAETREPEPEPRVLVAEVDIKGVEGQLQIQDEVYKVIRTQPGLTTTRSQLQEDINAIFATGYFSNVRAVPEDTPLGVRVTFEVTLNPVLQKVQVEGATVLPETVVENAFKDQYGSVLNLVRLQEGIKEINKWYQDGGYVLAQVVDAPRVSPDGVVTLEVAEGVVEDIQVRFVNKEGDAQDAQGKPIRGRTRDFIITREFQTRPGDVFNRARVERDLQRVFGLGIFEDVKLSLQPGQDPRRVVVVANVTEKNTGSIAAGAGISSASGLFGTVSFQQQNFGGNNQKLGAEVQIGTRNALLFDLSFTDPWIGGDPFRTSYTVNLFRRRTISLIFDGGDPEVRLPPDRDGDRDRPRVVRTGGGITFSRPLNGNPYERAEWSASLGLQYQRVQITDSDGDTSPFDELGNPLTFSRRGKDDLFSIQFGVVRDLRDDPLRPTRGSIFRAGTEQWLPLGLGNILGNRVRAGYSYYIPTQFIQFTQGCRERNPTAAQCPQTIAFNIQAGTVIGDLPPYEAFALGGSNSVRGYDEGDLAAARSYLQATVEYRFPIFAIISGALFVDAATDFGTQNNVLGNPGGIRNKPGTGLGFGAGVRVQSPLGPIRIDFGINDEGDTRFHFGIGERF from the coding sequence GTGCCAACCAGCGTGAACAAGATGCGTTTTTCTCCCGTTTTAGTGGCTTTCCTGGCCACCACAGCGACTCTCAGTTTATCCAATTCTGCCAAAGGGCAGACCTCAAGCTTCTCATCTTCCGGTCAGGAGTCCACTCACTCCTATCCTTTGACAACCGGCGGTCCTCCAACCCGCAAATCGATCAACGTGGGGGTTAGTGCTCCAGTTCGCACTGGCGACCTCGCTTCCCGGCGCGAAAGCCTGCTAGAAGTCAAGCCAGTCAGCTTTTCCAATGGGGACAGGCTGGCTCCCCGGCTGACCGCCAGTCACTTGCTTCAGGCACAGGGACCCGGTACCTCCCAACCGATTCTTCCAGGGGATGAAGGCGCTCCGCTTCAGGCAACCCCTGACCAACTGCAACTGACCCCCACGCCGTCGTCACCTCCGCCGACTCTGACGCTGCCAGCGGAGGCGCAGGAGGCTGTCCCTGCACCAACGACACCGGGCACAGAGCCTTCACCTGAAACGCCAATTCCTGTCCCGGCTCAGCCAGTGCCCTCCATACCGCCAGCAGAAACTCGAGAACCCGAACCTGAACCCAGAGTTCTGGTCGCTGAAGTTGATATCAAGGGGGTGGAAGGGCAACTCCAAATTCAAGACGAGGTTTACAAAGTTATTCGGACGCAACCGGGGCTGACCACCACTCGTTCTCAGCTTCAAGAAGACATTAATGCCATTTTTGCGACGGGCTATTTCTCTAATGTTCGGGCAGTGCCGGAGGACACTCCATTAGGGGTGCGAGTTACCTTTGAAGTCACACTTAACCCCGTGCTTCAGAAAGTGCAGGTGGAAGGGGCGACGGTTTTGCCTGAAACCGTGGTTGAAAATGCTTTTAAGGATCAGTACGGCAGTGTGCTGAACCTGGTGCGATTGCAGGAAGGGATCAAAGAGATTAACAAATGGTATCAGGATGGTGGTTATGTCCTGGCTCAGGTGGTGGATGCCCCCCGCGTCTCTCCCGATGGAGTGGTGACCCTCGAAGTTGCGGAGGGGGTTGTTGAAGACATCCAGGTTCGCTTTGTCAATAAGGAAGGGGATGCCCAGGACGCACAGGGCAAGCCAATTCGCGGCAGAACGCGAGACTTTATCATCACCCGTGAGTTTCAAACCAGACCGGGGGATGTGTTTAATCGTGCCCGGGTTGAGAGAGACCTGCAACGGGTCTTTGGGTTAGGTATTTTTGAGGATGTGAAGCTGTCTCTCCAACCAGGGCAAGATCCCCGCCGGGTGGTGGTGGTGGCCAATGTGACTGAGAAAAATACAGGGTCAATCGCAGCGGGTGCCGGGATTAGCTCCGCCAGTGGTTTGTTTGGAACGGTCAGCTTCCAGCAACAAAACTTTGGGGGCAATAACCAGAAACTGGGGGCTGAAGTCCAGATTGGTACCCGCAATGCCTTGCTATTCGACCTCAGTTTCACAGACCCCTGGATTGGCGGTGATCCCTTCCGGACCTCCTACACCGTGAACCTGTTCCGGCGACGCACGATTTCCCTGATCTTTGACGGGGGTGACCCAGAAGTCAGACTCCCCCCGGATCGGGATGGAGACCGCGATCGCCCCCGTGTCGTTCGGACGGGGGGCGGCATCACCTTCTCTCGCCCGCTGAACGGCAACCCCTATGAGCGGGCAGAATGGTCTGCCTCTCTGGGACTTCAGTATCAACGGGTGCAAATTACTGACTCGGATGGGGATACCAGTCCTTTTGATGAATTAGGAAACCCACTCACCTTCAGCCGCCGGGGTAAAGATGACCTGTTCAGTATCCAGTTTGGGGTGGTGCGAGATTTGCGGGACGATCCTTTACGTCCAACTCGCGGGTCTATCTTCCGGGCAGGTACAGAGCAGTGGTTGCCGTTGGGACTGGGTAATATACTTGGCAATCGGGTAAGAGCTGGTTACAGCTACTACATTCCAACTCAATTCATCCAGTTCACCCAGGGTTGCCGTGAACGAAACCCGACTGCCGCCCAATGCCCCCAAACCATCGCCTTTAATATTCAGGCGGGTACTGTCATTGGCGATCTGCCCCCCTATGAGGCATTTGCGCTGGGTGGTTCCAACTCTGTTCGAGGGTATGATGAAGGAGATCTGGCAGCCGCCCGTTCTTACCTCCAGGCGACCGTCGAGTACCGCTTCCCAATTTTTGCCATCATTTCTGGCGCTTTATTTGTGGATGCCGCCACGGACTTCGGGACTCAAAACAACGTGCTGGGTAATCCGGGTGGAATCCGGAATAAACCTGGTACGGGGTTGGGTTTTGGTGCCGGGGTACGGGTTCAGTCGCCACTGGGACCGATTCGGATTGACTTCGGTATCAACGACGAGGGCGATACCCGGTTCCACTTTGGCATTGGGGAGCGCTTCTAA